The Pseudomonas sp. MPC6 nucleotide sequence TGCAGAACGATCAAGCCCTCACCCGTGACAGCCTTTACGGAACAGCCGCCGAAAGCACCTACGCCGGTATCACCAGTTTCATGCGCCGTCGCTACAGCCGCGACTTGCGCGGAGTCGACGTGGCGGTCAGCGGGGTGCCGTTCGACACGGCGACCAGCAACCGCCCCGGCGCGCGTTTCGGACCGCGTGGGATTCGGGCCGCGTCCACCGGGATTGCCTGGGAGCGCCACTGGCCGTGGACGTTCGATCCGTTCGACCATCTGGCGGTGGTCGACTACGGTGACTGCGACTTCGATTACGGCACGCCGCAGTCGATTCCGGAAAGCATCGAGGCGCACGCCGAGCACATCCTCAATGCCGGCAGCGCGATGCTGACGTTCGGCGGCGACCACTTCATCACCTATCCGTTGCTCAAGGCCCATGCCCGCAAACATGGTGCCTTGTCGCTGATCCACTTCGATGCCCACAGCGATACCTGGCCGGACGAGGGCGGCAAGCGCGTCGATCACGGCACCATGTTCTGGCACGCGGCCAGGGAAGGTCTGGTCGATCCGTCGCGGTCGGTGCAGATCGGTTTGCGCACCACCAATGACGATCATCAGGGGTTCGAGGTGCTGGATGCACGCCAAGTGCACCGCCGCGGGGTCGATGGGATTGTCGAGGCGATTCGGGCGCGGGTCGGGGATAGTCCGGTGTACCTGACGTTCGACATCGACTGTCTCGACCCGGCTTTTGCCCCGGGTACCGGGACGCCGGTGTGTGGCGGCTTGAGCACGGTGCAGGCCCTGGAAATCCTCGGCGGCCTGCGCGGGATCAATCTGGTGGGGATGGACGTGGTGGAAGTGGCGCCGGCCTACGACTCAGCGGACATCACCTCATTGGCGGCGGCGACCCTGGCGATGGAGATGCTGTGCCTCTATGCGGCCAAACACAAGGTCGACCGGTAACACACACACACCCCTTGTAGGAGCTGGCTTGCCAGCGAAGGCGGCACATTCAACACAGATGCTGACTGACCCACCGCTTTCGCGAGCAAGCTCGCACACATGTTGATCTCCCACCTGTTGATCCGTATCAGGCCACTGGAATGATCGGCAGGTCCAGGGTTTGCGCCCCGGTAAACCGCGTCATCGATCCGGCAATGGATTCATGGGGCACGCCCATTGCCACGTCGCTGACGCCATCAAGCCGCAACACCTGCTCAGCGCTCAACCTCACCTCCAGCGCCCCCAACGTCGCATCCAGTTGCTCTCGGGTCCGCGAACCCAGAATCGGAATCAGCGCGGTGGTCGAACGCCGGGCCTTTTCCCGCAGCCAGGCAATGGCCACATGGGTCGGGCTGGCTTCCAGTTCCGCGGCGACGGCCAGCAAGGCGTCGAGCAGGGCGGTGTCCCGGGCGCTTTTCTCGGCGTGAACCAGCATGCCGAGTTTGGCCGCGCGGTTGTCACCATCGTTGCCGCGGTACTTGCCGGTGAGGAACCCGCCACCCAAGGGCGACCATAACGTCGCGGCCAGGCCGAGGGCTTCGGCCATGGGCAGTTGTTCCCGTTCGGCTGTGCGTTCGGCAAGGCTGTACTCGACCTGAATGGCAGCAATCGGCGCAAAGCCGCGCACCTCGGCCAGCAAGTCGGCCCGGGATATGCGCCACGCCGGGAAGTTCGACAACCCGGCGTAATGAATCTTGCCGGCACGCACCAGATCGTCGAAACCCCGCAGGATCTCTTCCATGGGCGTTACGCCGTCGCTCATGTGCGCCCAGAACAGATCGATGTGATCGGTTTTCAGCCGTGTCAGGCTTTCTTCCACGGCACGGATCATATTCTTGCGGTTGTTGCCGGTGTGGGAAATGCCCGCAGCCGGTGTAGTCCCCAAGGTGTATTTGGTGGCGATGACCAGATGATCGCGTTCTGCGGCGATAAACTCGCTGAGCATGGCTTCCGATTGTCCACCTTGATAGCCGTTGGCGGTGTCGATGAAATTGCCACCGGCTTGCAGATAGCCGTCGAAGATGCGCTTGGCTTCGTCCCGTTCGGCGCCGTGCCCCCAGCCTGTGCCGAAGTTACCGGCGCCCAGCGCCAGTTCCGAGACCCGCAAGCCGGTTTTGCGGCCAAAAACTTTGTAATGCATGGGATGACTCCTGACAGGAAAGGCATTGGGCCGGGTTTGGATGCGGTTCGATACTTGATCAATATGATGATCATAATATAATCCGTCAAGACCCTTTTCCATCTACTTCCTTGCCTTTCACACCTAACGCTGTGGAGCGGGCGGCGATTCGACTTGCCCGCGAAGGGGCCGTCACATTCAACGAATATATCGGCTGCCAGGACGCCTTCGCGGGCAAGCCCGCTCCCACAGGGGTATGTGTCCGGCTGGAGATCTCCCTGCAGCGAACGTGGCATACTGCCGCGCATGAATCCCGACTCCCCCCTCAGCGCCTGGCAGCACGCCATCGAACACAATGGCTTCGTCCAGGACGAGGCCCAGGAACATGCGGTCTGGGCCTTGCAGAAATGCTACGAAGCCCTGCATGAAGGGCGCGCGCCGATCACCGGCGTTTACCTGTGGGGTCCGGTCGGACGCGGCAAGACCTGGTTGATGGACCAGTTCTACCAGAGCCTGCAGGTTCCGGCCCGGCGCCAGCACTTCCATCACTTCATGGGCTGGGTGCATCAGCGCTCGTTCCAGCTGACCGGCACCGCCGACCCGTTGCAGGCACTGGCCCGTGAACTGAGCCAGGAAGTGCGGGTGTTGTGCTTCGATGAACTGTTCGTCAATGACATCGGTGACGCGATCATTCTCGGGCGCTTGTTCCAGGTGATGTTCGAGCAGGGCGTGGTGGTGGTCTGCACCTCCAATCAGCCGCCGGACCAACTGTACGCGGATGGCTTCAACCGCGACCGGTTCATGCCAGCCATCGCGGCGATCAAGCAGCACATGCAGGTGATCGAGGTTAATGGCGGCGAAGATCATCGCCTGCACCCGGGCACCGGTTTGCAACGTTACTGGGTCGCAACGCCCGGGCAGCCCGGGGCCTTGGCGGACGTGTTCAAGGCCCTGACCGTCGGCCAGTCGGTATCCAGCGAACCGATCAAGGTCGGCTACCGTACTCTCGATGTGCTGCAGTCCAGTGACACCGTGCTCTGGAGCCGGTACTCCGACCTCTGTGAGCAGCCCTTTGCCGCGATGGATTTCATGGCGCTGTGCGACACCTTCAAGGCTATTCTGTTGAGTGAGGTACCCAACCTCAGCGCGCAGAAACGCGCCGGACGCATCGCCCGCGGTACTGAAGATGGCGTCGAGCGAGTGCTGGCGGGCGATCGCGAGTTGCCGCAGTTGTCGGTGAATGACGACGGTGTGCGGCGTTTCATTGCCCTGGTGGACGAGTGCTACGACCGTAAAGTGCCGCTGTACCTCGAAGCGCAGGTGCCGATGGAATCGCTCTACACCGAGGGTTATCTGGAGTTTCCGTTTCGCCGCACCCTCAGCCGTCTACAGGAAATGCAGTTGCAACGTTTCGCCGACGCTTGAAATTAGGGAGGAGCGAAGATGAATCAGCCGCTGTCGCACCATTTGCTGACCATGGCCTATCAGAACGCCTGGGCCAATCATCGACTCGCCGGGGCCTGGGGCCAGTTGAATGCGCAGGAGCTGACGGCGCCCAGGGTCAGTTTCTTCCCCAGCCTGCGCGCGACGCTCAATCACATCCTGACCTGTGACTGGTTTTATGTGGATGCACTGGAGCGGGAATTGCGCGGCGATGACCCGCATCCCGATTACGCCGTGTTTTTCAAGCACGACGAGCCTTGCTCAACGGCCGCCGACCTCAAGCGCGAGCAAGCCCTGGTGGACCGGCGCCTGATTGCCTACTGTGAGCAAATGCGCGACGCAGACCTCGGCAAGATCGTGACCATCGCCCGTGACACGCCACAACATGACAGCCGTTTGCGCCTGCTGTCGCACCTGTTCGAGCACCAGATTCATCATCGCGGGCAGGTGCATGCCATGCTCAGCGGCACCCCGGTCAAGCCGCCGCAACTGGACGAGTTTTACTGTGCCGGCGAGTCGGGATTGCGGGCGGCGGATTTCGCCGAGCTCGGGTGGACCGAGGCCTTGATCTGGGGGCATTGAAGTCTGTCAGCCAAAATATATGCTGAATGTGCCGCCGCCTTCGCCAGCAAGCCGGCTCCTACACGAGATCGGTGGCGTTCCCCGATCTGGTGTGCGCTGAAGATCCCCCTGTAGGAGCTGGCTTGCCAGCGAAAGCGGTGGTTCAGTCAACACTACTATTGAATGTACCGCCGCCTTCGCCAGCAAGCCGGCTCCTACACGAGATCGGTGGCGTTCACCGGTCTGGTGTGCGCTGAAGATCCCCCTGTAGGAGCTGGCTTGCCAGCGAAAGCGGTGGTTCAGTCAACACTACTATTGAATGTACCGCCGCCTTCGCCAGCAAGCCGGCTCCTACACGAGATCGGTGGCGTTCACCGATCTGGTGTGCGCTGAAAATCCCCTGTAGGAGCTGGCTTGCCAGCGAAAGCGGTGGTTCAGTCAACACTACTATTGAATGTACCGCCGCCTTCGCCAGCAAGCCGGCTCCTACACGAGATCGGTGGCGTTCACCGATCTGGTGTGCGCTGAAAATCCCCTGTAGGAGCTGGCTTGCCAGCGAAAGCGGTGGTTCAGTCAACACTACTATTGAATGTACCGCCGCCTTCGCCAGCAAGCCGGCTCCTACACGAGATCGGTGGCGTTCACCGATCTGGTGTGCGCTGAAAATCCCCTGTAGGAGCTGGCTTGCCAGCGAAAGCGGTGGTTCAGTCAACACTACTATTGAATGTACCGCCGCCTTCGCCAGCAAGCCGGCTCCTACACGAGATCGGTGGCGTTCACCGGTCTGGTGTGCGCTGAAGATCCCCCTGTAGGAGCTGGCTTGCCAGCGAAAGCGGTGGTTCAGTCAACACTACTATTGAATGTACCGCCGCCTTCGCCAGCAAGCCGGCTCCTACACGAGATCGGTGGCGTTCACCGATCTGGTGTGCGCTGAAAATCCCCTGTAGGAGCTGGCTTGCCAGCGAAAGCGGTGGTTCAGTCAACACTACTATTGAATGTACCGCCGCCTTCGCCAGCAAGCCGGCTCCTACACGAGATCGGTGGCGTTCACCGATCTGGTGTGCGCTGAAAATCCCCTGTAGGAGCTGGCTTGCCAGCGAAAGCGGTGGTTCAGTCAACACTACTATTGAATGTACCGCCGCCTTCGCCAGCAAGCCGGCTCCTACACGAGATCGGTGGCGTTCACCGATCTGGTGTGCGCTGAAAATCCCCTGTAGGAGCTGGCTTGCCAGCGAAAGCGGTGGTTCAGTCAACATCTCTGCTGAATGTGCCGCCGCCTTCGCCAGCAAGCCGGCTCCTACACGGGATCGGCGTCGTTCGCCAGCGAGCCGGATCCTACACACGGGATCGGTCATTTCGGCTTGTAGGACTCGGTCACTTGCGCGGTTTGATCGTCCGGGACCCGGACCTCCGAGCCTTTGTTCTCCTGTGCCTGCTGTTGACTGAGCCGCAGGCTGTCGTAGTAATACCGCATCCGTTCTGCCCCGCCTTCGGCCAAGGCGTTGGCCGAGACGAACGTCATCAGGCCGGCGATGATCAGGGGTGTACGTTTCATGGTGGGCCTCCCATCAGGAATGTCGGGTACCTTTCGTCCATGATCCAGTGCAATGTCGAAAGTCCATTTTCTGCCGATTCCGTTAAGTGGGCGTTAAACCCTAGAGCTTCCAGTCCAGGCTCAGGGTGACTGTGCGCGGGTCGCCCCAGAACACGCCGTTGTAGAAACCGACGTTGTCGTAATACTTCTTGTCGAACAGGTTATCGACATTCAGCGACGCGGACAGGTGCCGGTCGAACTCATACCGCGACATCAGCCTGACCACGGTATAAGCCTCCTGGCGGATTTTCGTGCTTTGAGTGATGACCTCACCGTCCGCGTCGCGTCCGATCGGGCGACGGGCGGCGCGGAACACCTCGCTCTGCCAGTTCACCGCGCCGCCCACGGTCAGTGCCTGCCAGTCGCCGGGCAGGCGATATGCTGTGGAAAGGCGAAGCATATTAAGCGGCTGGTTGGTATTGGCGCGTTGCTTTTCGCCGTCGGCAGAGTGGGTGTAGGTGTAGCCGGCCGTCATGTTCCAGCCGGCCATGACCTCGCCGGAAACCTCGGCTTCGAAGCCCTGGACCTTGTTGCCTTTCCCGCCTGACTTGAAGAATTCCTCGCGGGTCACCGGGTCCGGCGGCACTGAGTCGTCGAGTTCCGCGACGTTGTCCTGTTTGCTCCAGAACAGCGCGGTGGCCAGGTTCAGGCGTTCTTCCAGGAGGCTGCCCTTGAGCCCCAGCTCATAGTTGCTGCCCACCACCGGCTCGAGGTATTTGCGGTTGCTGTCGCGATTGGACTGCGGTTTGAAAATGTCGGTGTAGCTGACATACACGGTGTATTCGGGGGTGAGGTCGTAAAGCAGCCCGGCGTATGGCGTCCAGATGTCGTTGTGTTGCTGGTGGGTGGCATCGACGCTGCTCAGCTGCAGGTTGGCGTCGTAGCTGTTGGTCCGGTTCGACGCTTTCCAGCTGCCATAACGACTGCCGAGCACAGCGTGCAGCTCGTCCGTCAGACTCAGGCGAGTGGCCAGATAGCCGGCCTTCTGACGGGTACTGTCTTTTGCACCTGTAAGACTGGTGACGGTATCGGAATACTTGGCGATGTTGCCCATGTATTTCCAGTCGGGAATGCTCAAGTAGTCCGGCGGCAGTGCGCCTTCGACCAGGTAGGGGCTTTCTTCGCTGCGTTCGGCTTCGCCATACCCGAGCATCATTTCGTGCTCCCGTCCGAACAGCGAGTAGGGGCCCGCCACGTTGAAGTCATAAGCCTTCATTTTCTGCGTCCCGAGCATGTGGCCCGTGTAGGCGGTCATGCCACTGCGGTCCTCGTTCGGGTAGCCGGCTCCGCCGTAATACAACTTGCCGTCGGTATCGCTTTCGCGGTGGGTGTAGGCCGCTTTGAAATGCCAGCCGGCGCCGAGTTGCTGCTCCAGCGTGGCGAATGCCGTCTGGTCCTTGATCGGCCAGGAACTCCAGGACGTCGCCATATTGGTGGAACGTCCCAGGTTGGCTTTGCCGCCGTCGGAGTTCCAATACGGCAAGGTGCCATAGGAGGAGCCCTGCACGTGTTTGTTCTGATAGTCGTAACCCACGGCCAGCACGGTGTCGTCAGTCAGGTCGGCTTCGAGAATGCCGTAGCCGACTTCCCGTTGTTGCTGGTACTTGTCGCGGTATGAACCGGCGTCGCGATAGGCCAGCACGCTGCGCCCGCGCAGTCGGCCGTCGAACGCCAGCGGGCCGCCGACATCCAGGTAGCTGTAATAGTCGTCATAACTGCCGCCACTGGCACCGGTCTGGACTTGCCACTGCGCGGTCGGTCGCTTGCGCACCATGTTGATGGTGGCCGACGGGTCGCCCGCACCCGTGGTCAGGCCGGTCGCACCGCGAACCACTTCAATGCGGTCGTAGATGATGGTGTCCGAATCGGACTTCATGTAGCTGAAGGTGTTGAGCATGCCATCGACCTGGAAATTGCTGATCGTGTAGCCGCGCGAGGAATAGCTGACCCGGTCCGAGTCGTTGTGCTGCACCACCACGCCGGTGGTCTGGCTCATGGCTTCGGACAGCGAGCCGAGCTTGAAGTCGTCCATTTGCTGACGGGTGACCACGGACACCGATTGCGGCGTTTCCTTGATCGACAGGTTCAGGCGGGTGGCCGTGCTCATGGCGCCGGTGGTGTACGACTCGGTGTTTTCGGTGGTACTGGCCAACCCCAGGGCGGACACCTGGGTGGCGTCCAGTTCGAGGGTGCTGCCGGGTGCTTGATCAGAACCGGTTTCAGCCAGCAGCTCGGGGCACAGGGCGACACTGCACAGGCCCAGGGTAAAGGTCATGGAACGGGTGATAGGCGCGAACATCGCAGCCGACTCCTTGTCTTCGAGGGAAAATTTCCGTTTGCTCAAAGACGAAGGGGAGGGCGGGGATTTAGCCTTAAACGAGAATAATTATTATCTTGGGGTCTGCTGTAAGAAGAATTCCTGTGCAGGAGCCTTGTTCCGGGCGGCGCTCCGACGATGGACTCAAGAACACCGCTTTGTGCAGGAGCGAGCTTGCTCGCGATGGATTCAAGAGCGCCGCGTTCAGTCAGTCAGCACGCGTTATCGTTAACGTCCATCGCGAGCAAGCTTGCTCCTACTTCTGCACGACTTCCGGTGCGACTGGCAATGCCTTGGGCTTGATCAGGCTGAAGTCGATCAGCGGCCGCTGTTGACGCTCGTAGGGGTTGCCGATCATCAAGGGCCGGGGCTTGAAGCTGTCGCTGACCAGGCTCTTGCTGCGATCGAGTTCATCGAAGCTGAGCCCCGCGAGATCGGCCCAAGTATGAATCAGGTGCGAACTGCTGTACGGCCGCCCCAGATCGCCGGCGAAGCTCCAGTCATGGGTTTCGCGCCATTTCGGCGAGGCCCAGGCCACGAACGGAATGGTGTACATCGGCGCCGTCGGCTTGCTTTCGTTGCGCCCCAGGGTGCCATGGCCAGGGGAGTCGAATACATCTTCCCCATGGTCGGAAAGGTACAACAGGAACCCGTTCGGATCGGACTTGGCGTAGTCCTTGATCAGGCTCGAGACCACAAAGTCGTTGTACAGCACCGCATTGTCGTAGCTGTTATAGGTCGGCAATTGATCATCGCGCACGCCTGGCGGAACGCCCTGGCGGTCCTTGAACTTGTCGAAGGTCGATGGGTAACGGTATTGGTAGCTCATGTGCGTGCCGAGCAGATGCACGACGATCAGCTTGCGCGGCGCAGCGTCGGTCAGGGCCTTGTTGAACGGCTCGATCACATCGCCATCGTACTGTGCGGCGTTCTGGTTGCGGTTGTTGTTCAGGTACACCTGCTCGTCGGCCTGCTGGGAGAAGGTCGTCAACATGGTGTTGCGCTTGGTCATGGTCTGTTGGTTGGTGATCCAGAAGGTCTTGTAGCCCGCCTGTTTCATCATGCTCACCAGCGACGGGGTCGACAGGTACAGCTCCGGGTTGTCTTCGTCGGCGAAGGTCAGCACCTGTTGCAACGCTTCGATGGTGTAGGGGCGCGGGGTGATGACGTTATCGAAGACCGCCAGCTGATCCTTGAGCTTGTCCAGCTCCGGCGTGGTTGCCCGAGGGTAGCCGTACAGGCTCATGCGCTGACGGTTGGTGGACTCACCGATCACCAGTACCAGCGTTGACGGCTGATCGGCCGCCGAGTCCTTGAGGTTGTGCAGCGGCGGGATTTTGCTCGCGCTGGTGAGCATGTCCTGCATGCCGGCCAGGGTGTCAAGGTAGCGGTGATAGGCCACGGCCATCTGCCAGGGCACGGCGGGCTCGACGCGGGTCTCGAACTTCTCGAAACCGTCGGCAAAATTACCGGTGCGCAGGGTCTGCTTGACCAGCGGGTAACCGATCACGGCCACCAGAATGGCGGTTGCTGCGACCAGTGCCTGCCCGCGAGGCAGGTACACCGGACGCAAGCGCGTCCACAGGAACCAGGCGAACAGCGTGTGGGCGACGAAGGCCGCCACCATCCACCAGGCGAAGTACTGGGTCATGTACTCGCCCGCTTCAGAGATGTTCGACTCGAACATGATGAAGATGACGCTTTGGGAGAATTCCTGCTGGTAAATGAAGAAGTAGCCCAGGCTCGCCATGGAGCAGGCCCACAGCACCACACCGATCAGCGCGGCCAATACCCGGGTCTGTTTAGGGAACAGCAGCATCGGCGCCAGCCAGATGGCGCTCATGATAAAGGCCTGGCGGAACCCGGTGAAACCGGAGGTGCCCGTCAGCTGGATCAGTAGTTGGGTAATACCGGAAAAATACCAGAAGAACAAAAACAGCCAGAGCAATCCTGCCCAATCAAAACCTTTCGCAGACGTGGTGCTGCGTTTAAACAAAGCCATTCATCGCTCCAACCTGAAATCACTGCCTTCGCCGAGACGTGAATATCACCGACGAACGGGTGGCGCACGGATACCGAGCGGCCACAATGAGTCGAAGTATCAAGATGTTAGTGTGAAAAAATTGTGATTGCCGGACGGTCAGGCATCGGGGTGTATTGGAAGCAGCAGAAGGCCGCTTCCGATTCAAGCGGAGGTATCAGGCGTGGGGAGCGCGCTGCGTGACGGGCCAGGACTGAGCCTGAGCATCTTGTGTCAGCAGGCGCAGTTGCGCGACTTCCTGCCTCAACTGGTCGCGTTCGTCTTTCAACTGGCGCAGTTCATCGCGACGGATCGTGACGTAAAGGGTTTGTGCTGGCCGTGCTGCTAGTAATGTGCCCATTGCTCACCTCGCAAATGGCTGATTCAACTGTAAATCCGCTCCGACGTCGGATGCTGACTTACTATCGGCGCCGATTTTGATTTCTTTTGTCCAAGAATGGAACTTTTTTATTTTTCATGGTCGCGGTGTCTTCGGCACGATTTCTGACGTTATCAGTCTGGATCGGGCACAATGCCCGGAAACTTCGTCCCGCCGCTCTGGACTAACCCACATTAGTCGCGTTGGGCTATAACCTTTGACACACTTTATTTGTAGTAGGGAGCATCAACACATGCAACTCGGGATTATCGGACTGGGCCGCATGGGCGGCAATATTGCGCGGCGCTTGATGCTCAACGGGCACACCACCGTTGTTTACGACCGCAATACCGCTTTCGTCGAAAACCTGAGCGAAGACGGCGCCACCGGCGTTGCCGACCTGCCAGCCCTGGTTGCCGGCCTGGCCAAGCCACGGGCGGTCTGGGTCATGTTGCCGGCCGGCGCACCGACCGAAGACACCATCGACACCCTGAGCACATTGCTCGAAGCCGGCGACACCATCATCGACGGCGGCAACACTTTTTATAAGGACGACATCCGCCGGGCGAAAACCCTGGCGGAAAAAGGCCTGCACTACATCGACGTCGGCACCTCGGGCGGCGTCTGGGGCCTGGAACGTGGTTACTGCATGATGATCGGCGGCGATGCCGAGACCGTTAAACGTCTCGATCCGCTGTTCGAAAGCCTGGCCCCTGGCCTGGGCGACATTCCGCGGACCAAGGACCGCAAGTCCGATGACGATCGCGCCGAACGGGGTTATATCCACGCCGGTCCGGCCGGTTCCGGGCATTTCGTGAAGATGATCCACAACGGCATCGAATACGGCATGATGCAGGCCTTCGCCGAAGGCTTCGACATTCTCAAGACCAAAGCCAGCACCAACCTGCCGGAAGACCAGCGTTTCGACCTGAACGTCGCCGACATCGCCGAAGTCTGGCGTCGTGGCAGCGTGGTCTCGTCCTGGCTGCTCGACCTGACCGCCGACGCACTGGCCAGCGATCCGAAACTCGATGGGTATTCCGGTTCGGTGGCCGACAGCGGTGAAGGTCGCTGGACCATCGAAGCCGCCATGGAGCAATCGGTGCCTGTACCGGTGTTGTCGAACTCGCTGTTCTCCCGCTACCGTTCGCGCGGCCAAGGCACCTTTGGCGACAAGATTCTCTCGGCCCAGCGCTTCGGCTTCGGCGGCCACGTGGAGACTGCGAAGAAATGACCCGTCTGATCCGCAATAAATCCAAGGCAGAACCCGCACCACCGACCACGCTGTTCCTGTTCGGTGCCCATGGTGACCTGGTCAAGCGTCTGCTGATGCCGGCGCTGTACAACCTGAGTCGCGACGGTCTGCTTGGGGATGGACTGCGGATCATCGGCGTTGACCACAACGCCATCAGCGATGAAGACTTCGCGAAAAAACTCGAAGACTTCATTCGCGCCGAAGTGGCCTCCAAGGTCGGCAAAGGTGATCAAGCCCTTGATCCGGTGTTGTGGGCCAAATTGGCGAAAGGCATCAGCTACGTCCAGGGCGATTTTCTGGACGACAGCACTTATCAAGCGTTGGCGGCGAAAATTGCCGACAGCGGCACGGGCAACGCGGTGTTCTACCTGGCCACCGCGCCGCGTTTTTTCAGTGAAGTGGTGCGCCGTCTTGGCGCCGCCGGTTTGCTGCAAGAGACGCCTGAAGCCTTCAGAAGGGTGGTGATCGAAAAACCGTTCGGTTCCGATCTGCCGACCGCCGAAGCCTTGAACGCTTGCCTGCTCAAGGTCATGACGGAAAACCAGATCTACCGGATCGATCACTATCTGGGCAAGGAAACCGTGCAGAACATTCTGATCAGCCGGTTCTCCAACAGCCTGTTCGAAGCGTTCTGGAACAATCATTACATCGACCACGTGCAGATCACCGCCGCGGAGACCGTCGGCGTGGAAACCCGTGGCAGTTTTTATGAACACACCGGCGCCCTGCGGGACATGGTGCCCAATCACCTGTTCCAGTTGTTGGCGATGGTGGCCATGGAGCCGCCGGCAGCCTTTGGCGCCGATGCGGTTCGCGGCGAGAAAGCCAAGGTGGTCGGCGCGATTCGCCCCTGGTCGGTCGAGGAGGCTCGGGCCAACTCGGTCCGCGGCCAATACGCATCCGGTGAAATCGACGGCAAGCTGTTGCCGGGGTATCGCCAGGAAAACAACGTGGCGCAAGACAGCAACACCGAAACCTACGTGGCACTCAAGGTCATGATCGATAACTGGCGCTGGGTCGGCGTGCCGTTCTACCTGCGCACCGGCAAGCGCATGAGCGTACGCGACACCGAGATCGTCATCTGTTTCAAGCCGGCGCCTTACGCGCAGTTCCGCGATACCGAGGTCGATGAGTTGCAGCCGACCTATCTGCGGATCCAGATCCAGCCAAACGAAGGCATGTGGTTCGATCTGCTGGCGAAACGGCCAGGCCCAGCGCTGAAGATGGCCAATATCGAACTGGGGTTTGCCTACAAGGATTTCTTTGAAATGCAGCCGTCCACCGGCTATGAGACCCTGATCTACGACTGCCTGACGGGCGATCAGACGCTGTTCCAGCGCGCCGACAATATCGAGAATGGCTGGCGCGCCGTGCAGCCGTTCCTCGATGCCTGGCAGCAGGACGCGAGCGTGCAGAGTTACGCGGCTGGCGATGACGGGCCGCAGGCCGCAGAAGACCTGCTGACCCGCGACGGTCGCGTCTGGCACGGCCTCGGATGAG carries:
- the speB gene encoding agmatinase, whose protein sequence is MDVPVQNDQALTRDSLYGTAAESTYAGITSFMRRRYSRDLRGVDVAVSGVPFDTATSNRPGARFGPRGIRAASTGIAWERHWPWTFDPFDHLAVVDYGDCDFDYGTPQSIPESIEAHAEHILNAGSAMLTFGGDHFITYPLLKAHARKHGALSLIHFDAHSDTWPDEGGKRVDHGTMFWHAAREGLVDPSRSVQIGLRTTNDDHQGFEVLDARQVHRRGVDGIVEAIRARVGDSPVYLTFDIDCLDPAFAPGTGTPVCGGLSTVQALEILGGLRGINLVGMDVVEVAPAYDSADITSLAAATLAMEMLCLYAAKHKVDR
- a CDS encoding aldo/keto reductase, whose protein sequence is MHYKVFGRKTGLRVSELALGAGNFGTGWGHGAERDEAKRIFDGYLQAGGNFIDTANGYQGGQSEAMLSEFIAAERDHLVIATKYTLGTTPAAGISHTGNNRKNMIRAVEESLTRLKTDHIDLFWAHMSDGVTPMEEILRGFDDLVRAGKIHYAGLSNFPAWRISRADLLAEVRGFAPIAAIQVEYSLAERTAEREQLPMAEALGLAATLWSPLGGGFLTGKYRGNDGDNRAAKLGMLVHAEKSARDTALLDALLAVAAELEASPTHVAIAWLREKARRSTTALIPILGSRTREQLDATLGALEVRLSAEQVLRLDGVSDVAMGVPHESIAGSMTRFTGAQTLDLPIIPVA
- the zapE gene encoding cell division protein ZapE encodes the protein MNPDSPLSAWQHAIEHNGFVQDEAQEHAVWALQKCYEALHEGRAPITGVYLWGPVGRGKTWLMDQFYQSLQVPARRQHFHHFMGWVHQRSFQLTGTADPLQALARELSQEVRVLCFDELFVNDIGDAIILGRLFQVMFEQGVVVVCTSNQPPDQLYADGFNRDRFMPAIAAIKQHMQVIEVNGGEDHRLHPGTGLQRYWVATPGQPGALADVFKALTVGQSVSSEPIKVGYRTLDVLQSSDTVLWSRYSDLCEQPFAAMDFMALCDTFKAILLSEVPNLSAQKRAGRIARGTEDGVERVLAGDRELPQLSVNDDGVRRFIALVDECYDRKVPLYLEAQVPMESLYTEGYLEFPFRRTLSRLQEMQLQRFADA
- a CDS encoding DinB family protein; the encoded protein is MNQPLSHHLLTMAYQNAWANHRLAGAWGQLNAQELTAPRVSFFPSLRATLNHILTCDWFYVDALERELRGDDPHPDYAVFFKHDEPCSTAADLKREQALVDRRLIAYCEQMRDADLGKIVTIARDTPQHDSRLRLLSHLFEHQIHHRGQVHAMLSGTPVKPPQLDEFYCAGESGLRAADFAELGWTEALIWGH
- a CDS encoding TonB-dependent siderophore receptor, which gives rise to MFAPITRSMTFTLGLCSVALCPELLAETGSDQAPGSTLELDATQVSALGLASTTENTESYTTGAMSTATRLNLSIKETPQSVSVVTRQQMDDFKLGSLSEAMSQTTGVVVQHNDSDRVSYSSRGYTISNFQVDGMLNTFSYMKSDSDTIIYDRIEVVRGATGLTTGAGDPSATINMVRKRPTAQWQVQTGASGGSYDDYYSYLDVGGPLAFDGRLRGRSVLAYRDAGSYRDKYQQQREVGYGILEADLTDDTVLAVGYDYQNKHVQGSSYGTLPYWNSDGGKANLGRSTNMATSWSSWPIKDQTAFATLEQQLGAGWHFKAAYTHRESDTDGKLYYGGAGYPNEDRSGMTAYTGHMLGTQKMKAYDFNVAGPYSLFGREHEMMLGYGEAERSEESPYLVEGALPPDYLSIPDWKYMGNIAKYSDTVTSLTGAKDSTRQKAGYLATRLSLTDELHAVLGSRYGSWKASNRTNSYDANLQLSSVDATHQQHNDIWTPYAGLLYDLTPEYTVYVSYTDIFKPQSNRDSNRKYLEPVVGSNYELGLKGSLLEERLNLATALFWSKQDNVAELDDSVPPDPVTREEFFKSGGKGNKVQGFEAEVSGEVMAGWNMTAGYTYTHSADGEKQRANTNQPLNMLRLSTAYRLPGDWQALTVGGAVNWQSEVFRAARRPIGRDADGEVITQSTKIRQEAYTVVRLMSRYEFDRHLSASLNVDNLFDKKYYDNVGFYNGVFWGDPRTVTLSLDWKL
- a CDS encoding phosphoethanolamine transferase CptA, with product MALFKRSTTSAKGFDWAGLLWLFLFFWYFSGITQLLIQLTGTSGFTGFRQAFIMSAIWLAPMLLFPKQTRVLAALIGVVLWACSMASLGYFFIYQQEFSQSVIFIMFESNISEAGEYMTQYFAWWMVAAFVAHTLFAWFLWTRLRPVYLPRGQALVAATAILVAVIGYPLVKQTLRTGNFADGFEKFETRVEPAVPWQMAVAYHRYLDTLAGMQDMLTSASKIPPLHNLKDSAADQPSTLVLVIGESTNRQRMSLYGYPRATTPELDKLKDQLAVFDNVITPRPYTIEALQQVLTFADEDNPELYLSTPSLVSMMKQAGYKTFWITNQQTMTKRNTMLTTFSQQADEQVYLNNNRNQNAAQYDGDVIEPFNKALTDAAPRKLIVVHLLGTHMSYQYRYPSTFDKFKDRQGVPPGVRDDQLPTYNSYDNAVLYNDFVVSSLIKDYAKSDPNGFLLYLSDHGEDVFDSPGHGTLGRNESKPTAPMYTIPFVAWASPKWRETHDWSFAGDLGRPYSSSHLIHTWADLAGLSFDELDRSKSLVSDSFKPRPLMIGNPYERQQRPLIDFSLIKPKALPVAPEVVQK